A genome region from Physeter macrocephalus isolate SW-GA chromosome 4, ASM283717v5, whole genome shotgun sequence includes the following:
- the CDC42SE1 gene encoding CDC42 small effector protein 1, with protein MSEFWHKLGCCVVEKPQPKKKRRRIDRTMIGEPMNFVHLTHIGSGEMGAGDGLAMTGAVQEQMRSKGNRDRPWSNSRGL; from the exons ATGAGTGAATTTTGGCACAAACTGGGCTGCTGCGTGGTAGAGAAACCCCAGCCG aagaagaagaggagacgGATTGACCGGACCATGATTGGGGAACCAATGAATTTTGTCCACCTGACTCACATTGGCTCTGGGGAGATGGGTGCCGGAGATGGACTTGCCATG ACAGGTGCAGTTCAGGAGCAGATGAGATCCAAGGGAAACCGAGACAGACCATGGAGCAATTCTAGGGGCTTGTAG
- the C4H1orf56 gene encoding protein MENT — protein sequence MVPAAGALLWALLLSLGPRAAGAEGLTSTAMPRDSFRFGGPVTRSYRTTARSTRSTRSVVSQKMRVTVEDEDDVVATADSLAGPAAAELLASTVSTGSRSRLSAEEDGSLEEGVVIYARKNNTELETHNTTSSTPGGPSPGFTANDQDSKIRMSSSQWPSTWKANVDQLLSDTTLNQWSTARSTPNQWPPPSPTAMPAPEDLRLVLMPWGPWHCHCKSGTMSRTRAGKLRGLSGRLRVGALSQLRTEHRPCTYHQCPCNREREECPLDAGLCPDTSCTTQTTTRATTTTPLPPLVSRLRPTPFIPSLRPNPALAFWKKVRTGLEDIWNSLSTVFTEMQPINRNRR from the exons ATGGTCCCCGCCGCCGGCGCGCTGCTCTGGGCCCTGCTGCTGAGTCTGGGGCCCCGGGCGGCGGGGGCCGAAGGCCTGACTTCGACCGCGATGCCGCGGGACAGTTTCCGCTTCGGGGGCCCTGTGACCCGCAGCTACCGGACCACCGCCCGGAGCACCCGGAGCACCCGGAGCGTTGTTTCCCAGAAGATGAGGGTAACAGTGGAGGATGAGGACGACGTCGTGGCCACGGCCGACAGCCTGGCAGGCCCGGCCGCTGCCGAGCTCTTGGCCTCCACGGTGTCCACAGGTAGCAGGTCGCGATTGTCGGCGGAGGAGGATGGGTCTTTGGAAGAGGGGGTTGTGATTTACGCTAGAAAGAATAACACCGAGTTGGAGACTCACAATACGACTTCCAGTACACCTGGGGGGCCTAGCCCAGGGTTTACAGCGAATGACCAGGATTCCAAAATCAGGATGAGTTCAAGCCAGTGGCCCTCCACCTGGAAGGCTAATGTGGACCAGCTGCTCTCCGACACTACCCTGAACCAGTGGTCAACAGCACGGTCCACCCCGAACCAGTGGCCACCGCCCTCGCCCACAGCCATGCCAGCTCCCGAGGATCTGCGGCTGGTGCTGATGCCCTGGGGCCCGTGGCACTGCCACTGCAAGTCCGGTACCATGAGCCGGACCCGGGCCGGGAAACTGCGTGGCCTTTCGGGGCGCCTGCGAGTTGGGGCGCTGAGCCAACTCCGCACTGAGCACCGGCCTTGCACCTACCACCAATGCCCCTGCAACCGCGAGCGGGAGGAGTGCCCCCTCGATGCAGGTCTCTGTCCTGACACCAGCTGCACCACTCAGACCACCACCAGGGCCACCACCActactccccttcccccactagTCAGCCGACTCAGACCCACCCCCTTCATCCCCAGTCTCAGGCCCAACCCAGCCCTTGCTTTTTGGAAAAAGGTCAGGACTGGGCTGGAGGATATTTGGAACAGCCTGTCTACAGTGTTCACAGAGATGCAACCA ATAAACAGAAATCGGAGGTAA
- the BNIPL gene encoding bcl-2/adenovirus E1B 19 kDa-interacting protein 2-like protein isoform X2 — translation MGTIQEAGEKTLDLGLLPEEADPSGDPHNPERDSQAGTPSTLALCGQRPMRKRLCAPELRLNLTKGPGDNGASPTHSVPSSPEGSSDLEVDELETPSDSEQLDSGHEFEWEDELPRSEGLGASEAAERLGQGCMWDVAGEDGHCWRVFRTGQQEQRVDMTVIEPYKKVLSHGGYHGDGLNVVILFASCYLPRSSIPNYTYVMEHLFRYMVGTLELLIAENYLLVHLSGGTSRAQVPPLSWIRQCYHTLDRRLRKNLHALVVVHATWYMKAFLALLRPFISSKFTRKIRFLNSLGELAQLISMDQVHIPEAVRRLDQDLHGSGGT, via the exons ATGGGAACTATACAAGAGGCAGGAGAAAAGACATTGGATCTCGG ATTGCTTCCTGAAGAGGCTGACCCTTCTGGAGATCCTCATAATCCTGAAAGAGACTCACAGGCAG GAACCCCCAGTACTTTAGCCCTGTGTGGCCAGCGCCCCATGCGTAAGCGTCTTTGTGCCCCAGAGTTGCGACTGAATCTGACTAAGGGGCCTGGAGATAACGGAGCTTCTCCCACCCactctgttccttcctctcctgaGGGCAGTTCTGACCTGGAGGTAGACGAGTTGGAGACACCTTCAGACTCGGAGCAGCTGGACAGTGGACATGAATTTGAATGGGAAG ATGAGCTGCCCCGGTCAGAGGGCCTGGGGGCCAGTGAGGCAGCTGAAAGGCTGGGCCAGGGTTGTATGTGGGATGTGGCTGGAGAAGATGGTCATTGCTGGAGGGTGTTCCGAACAGGGCAGCAGGAGCAGCGAGTGGACATGACCGTCATTGAGCCCTATAAGAAAGTCCTATCTCATGGAG gcTACCATGGTGATGGCCTCAATGTTGTCATCCTCTTTGCGTCCTGTTATCTACCCAGAAGCAGCATCCCCAACTACACCTATGTCATGGAACACTTGTTTAG GTATATGGTGGGTACTCTGGAGCTGCTGATAGCTGAAAATTATCTGCTTGTTCACCTGAGTGGAGGCACAAGTAGGGCCCAAGTTCCACCTCTGAGCTGGATACGCCAGTGTTACCACACCCTGGATCGGCG GCTCCGGAAAAACCTGCATGCCCTGGTGGTTGTCCATGCTACATGGTATATGAAGGCATTCCTGGCACTGCTTCGGCCCTTCATCAG TTCCAAGTTCACACGGAAGATCCGTTTTCTGAACAGCCTTGGAGAGCTGGCCCAACTCATCTCTATGGATCAGGTCCACATCCCAGAAGCTGTCAGACG GCTGGACCAGGATCTCCATGGCTCAGGAGGGACCTAG
- the BNIPL gene encoding bcl-2/adenovirus E1B 19 kDa-interacting protein 2-like protein isoform X1, with protein MGTIQEAGEKTLDLGVRENAETAVLGASLRLGGLELKEDWQDEELPRLLPEEADPSGDPHNPERDSQAGTPSTLALCGQRPMRKRLCAPELRLNLTKGPGDNGASPTHSVPSSPEGSSDLEVDELETPSDSEQLDSGHEFEWEDELPRSEGLGASEAAERLGQGCMWDVAGEDGHCWRVFRTGQQEQRVDMTVIEPYKKVLSHGGYHGDGLNVVILFASCYLPRSSIPNYTYVMEHLFRYMVGTLELLIAENYLLVHLSGGTSRAQVPPLSWIRQCYHTLDRRLRKNLHALVVVHATWYMKAFLALLRPFISSKFTRKIRFLNSLGELAQLISMDQVHIPEAVRRLDQDLHGSGGT; from the exons ATGGGAACTATACAAGAGGCAGGAGAAAAGACATTGGATCTCGG GGTCAGGGAGAATGCAGAAACAGCAGTACTAGGAGCATCCTTGAGACTTGGGGGACTGGAGCTGAAGGAAGACTGGCAGGATGAAGAACTCCCTAG ATTGCTTCCTGAAGAGGCTGACCCTTCTGGAGATCCTCATAATCCTGAAAGAGACTCACAGGCAG GAACCCCCAGTACTTTAGCCCTGTGTGGCCAGCGCCCCATGCGTAAGCGTCTTTGTGCCCCAGAGTTGCGACTGAATCTGACTAAGGGGCCTGGAGATAACGGAGCTTCTCCCACCCactctgttccttcctctcctgaGGGCAGTTCTGACCTGGAGGTAGACGAGTTGGAGACACCTTCAGACTCGGAGCAGCTGGACAGTGGACATGAATTTGAATGGGAAG ATGAGCTGCCCCGGTCAGAGGGCCTGGGGGCCAGTGAGGCAGCTGAAAGGCTGGGCCAGGGTTGTATGTGGGATGTGGCTGGAGAAGATGGTCATTGCTGGAGGGTGTTCCGAACAGGGCAGCAGGAGCAGCGAGTGGACATGACCGTCATTGAGCCCTATAAGAAAGTCCTATCTCATGGAG gcTACCATGGTGATGGCCTCAATGTTGTCATCCTCTTTGCGTCCTGTTATCTACCCAGAAGCAGCATCCCCAACTACACCTATGTCATGGAACACTTGTTTAG GTATATGGTGGGTACTCTGGAGCTGCTGATAGCTGAAAATTATCTGCTTGTTCACCTGAGTGGAGGCACAAGTAGGGCCCAAGTTCCACCTCTGAGCTGGATACGCCAGTGTTACCACACCCTGGATCGGCG GCTCCGGAAAAACCTGCATGCCCTGGTGGTTGTCCATGCTACATGGTATATGAAGGCATTCCTGGCACTGCTTCGGCCCTTCATCAG TTCCAAGTTCACACGGAAGATCCGTTTTCTGAACAGCCTTGGAGAGCTGGCCCAACTCATCTCTATGGATCAGGTCCACATCCCAGAAGCTGTCAGACG GCTGGACCAGGATCTCCATGGCTCAGGAGGGACCTAG
- the BNIPL gene encoding bcl-2/adenovirus E1B 19 kDa-interacting protein 2-like protein isoform X4, whose amino-acid sequence MGTIQEAGEKTLDLGVRENAETAVLGASLRLGGLELKEDWQDEELPRLLPEEADPSGDPHNPERDSQAGTPSTLALCGQRPMHELPRSEGLGASEAAERLGQGCMWDVAGEDGHCWRVFRTGQQEQRVDMTVIEPYKKVLSHGGYHGDGLNVVILFASCYLPRSSIPNYTYVMEHLFRYMVGTLELLIAENYLLVHLSGGTSRAQVPPLSWIRQCYHTLDRRLRKNLHALVVVHATWYMKAFLALLRPFISSKFTRKIRFLNSLGELAQLISMDQVHIPEAVRRLDQDLHGSGGT is encoded by the exons ATGGGAACTATACAAGAGGCAGGAGAAAAGACATTGGATCTCGG GGTCAGGGAGAATGCAGAAACAGCAGTACTAGGAGCATCCTTGAGACTTGGGGGACTGGAGCTGAAGGAAGACTGGCAGGATGAAGAACTCCCTAG ATTGCTTCCTGAAGAGGCTGACCCTTCTGGAGATCCTCATAATCCTGAAAGAGACTCACAGGCAG GAACCCCCAGTACTTTAGCCCTGTGTGGCCAGCGCCCCATGC ATGAGCTGCCCCGGTCAGAGGGCCTGGGGGCCAGTGAGGCAGCTGAAAGGCTGGGCCAGGGTTGTATGTGGGATGTGGCTGGAGAAGATGGTCATTGCTGGAGGGTGTTCCGAACAGGGCAGCAGGAGCAGCGAGTGGACATGACCGTCATTGAGCCCTATAAGAAAGTCCTATCTCATGGAG gcTACCATGGTGATGGCCTCAATGTTGTCATCCTCTTTGCGTCCTGTTATCTACCCAGAAGCAGCATCCCCAACTACACCTATGTCATGGAACACTTGTTTAG GTATATGGTGGGTACTCTGGAGCTGCTGATAGCTGAAAATTATCTGCTTGTTCACCTGAGTGGAGGCACAAGTAGGGCCCAAGTTCCACCTCTGAGCTGGATACGCCAGTGTTACCACACCCTGGATCGGCG GCTCCGGAAAAACCTGCATGCCCTGGTGGTTGTCCATGCTACATGGTATATGAAGGCATTCCTGGCACTGCTTCGGCCCTTCATCAG TTCCAAGTTCACACGGAAGATCCGTTTTCTGAACAGCCTTGGAGAGCTGGCCCAACTCATCTCTATGGATCAGGTCCACATCCCAGAAGCTGTCAGACG GCTGGACCAGGATCTCCATGGCTCAGGAGGGACCTAG
- the BNIPL gene encoding bcl-2/adenovirus E1B 19 kDa-interacting protein 2-like protein isoform X5 encodes MRKRLCAPELRLNLTKGPGDNGASPTHSVPSSPEGSSDLEVDELETPSDSEQLDSGHEFEWEDELPRSEGLGASEAAERLGQGCMWDVAGEDGHCWRVFRTGQQEQRVDMTVIEPYKKVLSHGGYHGDGLNVVILFASCYLPRSSIPNYTYVMEHLFRYMVGTLELLIAENYLLVHLSGGTSRAQVPPLSWIRQCYHTLDRRLRKNLHALVVVHATWYMKAFLALLRPFISSKFTRKIRFLNSLGELAQLISMDQVHIPEAVRRLDQDLHGSGGT; translated from the exons ATGCGTAAGCGTCTTTGTGCCCCAGAGTTGCGACTGAATCTGACTAAGGGGCCTGGAGATAACGGAGCTTCTCCCACCCactctgttccttcctctcctgaGGGCAGTTCTGACCTGGAGGTAGACGAGTTGGAGACACCTTCAGACTCGGAGCAGCTGGACAGTGGACATGAATTTGAATGGGAAG ATGAGCTGCCCCGGTCAGAGGGCCTGGGGGCCAGTGAGGCAGCTGAAAGGCTGGGCCAGGGTTGTATGTGGGATGTGGCTGGAGAAGATGGTCATTGCTGGAGGGTGTTCCGAACAGGGCAGCAGGAGCAGCGAGTGGACATGACCGTCATTGAGCCCTATAAGAAAGTCCTATCTCATGGAG gcTACCATGGTGATGGCCTCAATGTTGTCATCCTCTTTGCGTCCTGTTATCTACCCAGAAGCAGCATCCCCAACTACACCTATGTCATGGAACACTTGTTTAG GTATATGGTGGGTACTCTGGAGCTGCTGATAGCTGAAAATTATCTGCTTGTTCACCTGAGTGGAGGCACAAGTAGGGCCCAAGTTCCACCTCTGAGCTGGATACGCCAGTGTTACCACACCCTGGATCGGCG GCTCCGGAAAAACCTGCATGCCCTGGTGGTTGTCCATGCTACATGGTATATGAAGGCATTCCTGGCACTGCTTCGGCCCTTCATCAG TTCCAAGTTCACACGGAAGATCCGTTTTCTGAACAGCCTTGGAGAGCTGGCCCAACTCATCTCTATGGATCAGGTCCACATCCCAGAAGCTGTCAGACG GCTGGACCAGGATCTCCATGGCTCAGGAGGGACCTAG
- the BNIPL gene encoding bcl-2/adenovirus E1B 19 kDa-interacting protein 2-like protein isoform X3 produces MGTIQEAGEKTLDLGVRENAETAVLGASLRLGGLELKEDWQDEELPRLLPEEADPSGDPHNPERDSQAGTPSTLALCGQRPMRKRLCAPELRLNLTKGPGDNGASPTHSVPSSPEGSSDLEVDELETPSDSEQLDSGHEFEWEDELPRSEGLGASEAAERLGQGCMWDVAGEDGHCWRVFRTGQQEQRVDMTVIEPYKKVLSHGGYHGDGLNVVILFASCYLPRSSIPNYTYVMEHLFRLRKNLHALVVVHATWYMKAFLALLRPFISSKFTRKIRFLNSLGELAQLISMDQVHIPEAVRRLDQDLHGSGGT; encoded by the exons ATGGGAACTATACAAGAGGCAGGAGAAAAGACATTGGATCTCGG GGTCAGGGAGAATGCAGAAACAGCAGTACTAGGAGCATCCTTGAGACTTGGGGGACTGGAGCTGAAGGAAGACTGGCAGGATGAAGAACTCCCTAG ATTGCTTCCTGAAGAGGCTGACCCTTCTGGAGATCCTCATAATCCTGAAAGAGACTCACAGGCAG GAACCCCCAGTACTTTAGCCCTGTGTGGCCAGCGCCCCATGCGTAAGCGTCTTTGTGCCCCAGAGTTGCGACTGAATCTGACTAAGGGGCCTGGAGATAACGGAGCTTCTCCCACCCactctgttccttcctctcctgaGGGCAGTTCTGACCTGGAGGTAGACGAGTTGGAGACACCTTCAGACTCGGAGCAGCTGGACAGTGGACATGAATTTGAATGGGAAG ATGAGCTGCCCCGGTCAGAGGGCCTGGGGGCCAGTGAGGCAGCTGAAAGGCTGGGCCAGGGTTGTATGTGGGATGTGGCTGGAGAAGATGGTCATTGCTGGAGGGTGTTCCGAACAGGGCAGCAGGAGCAGCGAGTGGACATGACCGTCATTGAGCCCTATAAGAAAGTCCTATCTCATGGAG gcTACCATGGTGATGGCCTCAATGTTGTCATCCTCTTTGCGTCCTGTTATCTACCCAGAAGCAGCATCCCCAACTACACCTATGTCATGGAACACTTGTTTAG GCTCCGGAAAAACCTGCATGCCCTGGTGGTTGTCCATGCTACATGGTATATGAAGGCATTCCTGGCACTGCTTCGGCCCTTCATCAG TTCCAAGTTCACACGGAAGATCCGTTTTCTGAACAGCCTTGGAGAGCTGGCCCAACTCATCTCTATGGATCAGGTCCACATCCCAGAAGCTGTCAGACG GCTGGACCAGGATCTCCATGGCTCAGGAGGGACCTAG
- the PRUNE1 gene encoding exopolyphosphatase PRUNE1, which yields MTIFFNTYNEPVRQLAVFCPHAALRVTVCGALERSHSPSLKLTPAPSIHPNLQAYLQGNTQVSRKKLLPLLQEALSAYFDSTNIASGQPETEGVSREQVDKELDRAVNSLIPGLSQDEEEPPLPPTPMNSLVDECPLDQGLPKFSAEVIFEKCSQISLSESTTASRSEK from the exons ATGACTATCTTTTTCAACACTTACAATGAGCCAGTGCGGCAGTTGGCAGTTTTCTGTCCCCACGCAGCACTCCGAGTGACG GTCTGTGGAGCCCTGGAACGCTCCCACTCTCCATCCCTGAAGCTGACCCCTGCCCCAAGCATCCACCCTAACCTCCAAGCCTATCTTCAAGGCAACACCCAGGTCTCTCGAAAGAAACTTCTGCCTCTGCTCCAGGAAGCCCTGTCAGCATATTTTGACTCCACGAACATCGCTTCAGGACAGCCTGAGACAGAGGGTGTGTCCAGGGAGCAGGTAGACAAGGAATTGGACAGGGCAGTTAACTCCCTGATTCCTGGACTGAGTCAAGATGAGGAGGAGCCTCCACTGCCCCCCACACCCATGAACAGCCTGGTGGATGAGTGCCCTCTGGATCAGGGGCTGCCTAAATTCTCAGCTGAGGTCATCTTTGAGAAATGTAGTCAGATCTCACTGTCAGAATCTACCACTGCCTCCCGGTCTGAGAAATGa